A genomic segment from Bradyrhizobium sp. CB1015 encodes:
- a CDS encoding sulfotransferase, with product MMSGRLGRSPEVCFLLGLPRSGTTLLAHLLQRHPDIVAPPEPWLMLALEAFGNVDRRHPAGSSLIEAATSEFLGRIDRTIVSRAFADAAYDQYLAEAGKRIIIDKTPRYWTVLDFVESVYPEAPHVLLMRNPYAIAASLKSTWGIPLRAESAQPVSVSSLADLMLRLPDGIISSLADLVLGLPRLAAQRTRPQTHLVQYELLVAHPDDEIQRLLTALGCDPGGVASASMGRADYLQSSSFGDRKILERNTIDESSVKSWQSQLSVEEMQTVTDLVGAELLVELGYEQELLHAQKAGVLDTGREVTELYRRIFRTWWDLRSAKAGGLSRSHAGESVQNAWNISENRDVAIEMLRGEVARLEQILRISSGL from the coding sequence ATGATGAGCGGACGTCTTGGTCGTTCACCTGAGGTGTGCTTTCTCCTTGGTCTTCCACGATCCGGGACCACACTCCTGGCACATTTGCTGCAGCGCCATCCAGACATTGTGGCGCCGCCTGAACCCTGGTTAATGCTGGCGCTTGAAGCATTTGGCAACGTGGATCGGCGCCATCCGGCCGGCAGCTCACTAATTGAGGCCGCGACCTCCGAATTCTTGGGACGGATAGATCGCACGATCGTTAGCCGCGCTTTTGCAGATGCAGCATACGATCAATATCTGGCAGAAGCGGGCAAGCGAATCATCATAGATAAGACGCCACGCTACTGGACCGTCCTTGACTTTGTTGAATCCGTCTATCCGGAAGCGCCACATGTCCTTCTGATGCGCAATCCCTACGCGATCGCCGCTTCACTGAAATCGACGTGGGGCATCCCACTGCGGGCAGAAAGCGCGCAGCCGGTCAGCGTATCCAGTCTCGCTGATCTCATGCTTCGACTGCCCGATGGCATAATATCTTCACTGGCCGATTTGGTTTTGGGTCTTCCCAGGCTCGCCGCGCAACGTACTCGCCCGCAGACTCATTTGGTGCAATACGAACTGCTCGTGGCGCACCCGGACGATGAAATCCAGCGTCTACTGACAGCGCTCGGCTGTGATCCAGGAGGCGTCGCATCGGCGAGCATGGGACGAGCAGATTATCTTCAGTCCAGCAGTTTTGGAGACCGAAAAATCCTGGAACGAAACACCATCGACGAAAGCTCTGTCAAATCATGGCAATCTCAATTGAGCGTCGAAGAGATGCAAACCGTGACCGATCTGGTCGGTGCCGAGCTTTTGGTAGAACTCGGATATGAGCAGGAACTGCTGCATGCCCAGAAAGCCGGAGTTCTGGACACGGGACGGGAAGTAACCGAACTTTATCGTCGGATATTCCGAACCTGGTGGGATTTGCGAAGTGCCAAGGCGGGGGGACTGTCTAGATCTCATGCTGGAGAATCGGTCCAAAATGCTTGGAACATTTCGGAGAACCGGGACGTGGCTATCGAGATGTTGCGAGGCGAGGTCGCGCGGCTTGAGCAGATCCTCAGGATCTCCTCAGGACTCTGA
- the cysD gene encoding sulfate adenylyltransferase subunit CysD, protein MLPKHLHRLEAESIEIMRDVVAEFKRPVMLYSIGKDSSVLLHLAIKAFYPAKIPFPLLHVDTTWKFREMISFRDATASRLGLDLIVHVNKDGSARGINPIKSGSALHTQVMKTDALKQALDLHGFDAAFGGARRDEERSRAKERILSFRSAGHVWDPRNQRPELWSLFNTRVREGETMRVFAMSNWTELEVWEYIMIEKIPVVPLYFAKRRPIVHRNGAMIMVDDERLPLNCDETPEMRMIRFRTLGCYPLSGAIESDATTIEDIVAEMQTATVSERQGRLIDTDEAASMEKKKREGYF, encoded by the coding sequence ATGCTGCCAAAACATCTGCACCGTCTCGAAGCTGAGTCGATTGAAATCATGCGTGATGTGGTCGCCGAGTTCAAAAGGCCCGTCATGCTTTACTCCATCGGAAAAGATTCAAGCGTTTTGCTACACCTTGCGATCAAGGCGTTCTATCCGGCAAAAATACCTTTCCCGCTGCTTCACGTCGATACGACGTGGAAGTTCCGCGAGATGATCAGCTTCCGAGACGCGACAGCCAGCCGGCTCGGCCTCGACCTGATTGTCCATGTCAACAAGGACGGCAGCGCGCGTGGGATCAATCCGATCAAGTCCGGCTCCGCCCTCCATACCCAGGTGATGAAAACGGACGCGCTGAAACAGGCGCTCGACCTCCACGGATTCGATGCCGCCTTTGGCGGAGCCCGGCGCGATGAGGAAAGGAGTCGGGCAAAAGAACGGATACTCTCCTTCCGTTCGGCCGGACATGTATGGGACCCCCGTAATCAACGGCCGGAGCTCTGGAGCCTGTTCAACACACGGGTTCGCGAGGGCGAAACCATGCGCGTGTTTGCGATGTCAAACTGGACCGAGCTCGAGGTGTGGGAATACATCATGATCGAGAAAATTCCGGTCGTTCCGCTCTACTTCGCAAAACGAAGACCGATAGTGCATCGAAATGGTGCGATGATCATGGTTGACGACGAGCGATTGCCGCTTAACTGCGACGAGACGCCGGAAATGCGGATGATCCGCTTTCGCACCCTTGGATGTTATCCTTTGAGCGGGGCTATCGAATCCGATGCGACGACGATCGAAGATATCGTCGCAGAAATGCAGACCGCGACGGTGTCTGAGCGCCAGGGGCGCCTAATTGACACCGATGAAGCCGCTTCAATGGAGAAGAAGAAGCGGGAAGGCTACTTTTGA
- the cysN gene encoding sulfate adenylyltransferase subunit CysN — MEPVPARTKDQLRFITCGSVDDGKSTLIGRLLHDSKMIYRDQIMALERDSIKYGSTGDNIDFALLVDGLEAEREQGITIDVAYRFFTTPRRSFMVADTPGHEQYTRNMATGASQAQLAIILIDARKGVMVQTRRHSFICALLGIRHIVLAVNKIDLVAYDKECFDRIARDYMAFAAGLGFTSIVAIPISARYGDNVVDRSACANWYRGPCLLEYLESIDIQSGTASQAFRFPVQWVNRPNPDFRGYAGTVASGRISAGDEIIVATSGRTTRVKRIVTHGGDLVGAEAGDAVTITLEDEIDIGRGDILSRPDDQPKVADLFAAYVIWMDEEPLAPGRNYILRIGSQTISGSITDIRHRIDVNTCEHLAAGMVSLNEIAFCNVATTMPAVFDAYDVNRKTGSFIFIDRYTNRTAGAGMIAFPLRQTANIARQALSVDRRERAALKNQKPCVIWFTGLSGAGKSAIANLVDQKLFARSRHTMLLDGDNLRHGLSADLGFSEADRVENIRRVGEVAKLMADSGLIVICSFISPTRAERDRVRILVGKEEFIEVFVDTPIEECARRDPKGLYSKAKSGNIKNFTGIDACYEAPETPDIHLRTMEQTLEHSAKAVLDVLIARSLLDG; from the coding sequence ATGGAACCGGTTCCGGCGCGAACGAAGGATCAGCTGCGATTCATCACATGTGGCTCGGTGGACGACGGAAAATCGACGCTGATCGGCCGATTACTGCACGACAGCAAGATGATCTACCGCGATCAGATCATGGCGCTGGAACGCGACAGCATCAAGTACGGTAGCACCGGGGATAACATCGACTTCGCGCTGCTTGTGGACGGCCTCGAGGCCGAACGGGAGCAGGGCATTACGATCGATGTTGCCTACCGCTTCTTCACTACGCCGCGGCGCTCCTTCATGGTGGCCGACACTCCCGGCCACGAGCAGTATACCCGCAATATGGCTACTGGCGCCTCGCAAGCCCAGCTCGCCATTATCCTGATCGATGCCCGCAAAGGCGTGATGGTTCAGACGCGCCGCCACTCCTTTATCTGTGCGCTTCTCGGTATTCGTCATATCGTGCTGGCAGTGAACAAGATCGATCTTGTCGCATACGACAAGGAGTGCTTCGATCGGATCGCGCGCGACTATATGGCCTTTGCCGCCGGTCTCGGCTTCACCTCGATCGTCGCGATCCCGATCTCGGCCCGCTACGGGGATAACGTCGTAGACCGCTCCGCGTGTGCCAACTGGTATCGTGGTCCCTGCCTGCTTGAATATTTGGAGAGCATTGACATCCAGTCCGGCACCGCAAGCCAGGCTTTCCGCTTTCCGGTACAATGGGTGAACCGGCCAAATCCGGATTTTCGAGGCTATGCCGGGACGGTGGCTTCCGGGAGGATCTCGGCGGGGGATGAGATCATTGTCGCCACGTCGGGACGGACCACGCGCGTCAAGCGGATCGTGACCCACGGTGGCGACCTTGTCGGCGCCGAAGCCGGGGATGCGGTGACCATTACACTGGAAGACGAAATTGATATCGGCCGTGGCGACATTCTGTCCCGACCGGACGATCAACCGAAGGTCGCCGACCTGTTCGCTGCTTATGTGATTTGGATGGACGAGGAGCCGCTCGCTCCCGGACGCAATTACATCCTGCGGATCGGATCGCAGACGATTTCCGGCAGCATTACCGACATTCGGCACCGGATCGACGTCAACACTTGTGAGCATCTGGCCGCCGGGATGGTTTCGTTGAACGAGATCGCCTTCTGTAATGTTGCGACCACCATGCCCGCAGTATTCGATGCTTACGACGTCAATCGGAAGACCGGATCATTCATCTTCATCGATCGTTACACCAATCGTACGGCCGGGGCCGGCATGATTGCCTTTCCGCTACGGCAGACCGCCAATATTGCTAGGCAAGCCCTATCCGTGGATAGGAGGGAGCGTGCCGCGCTCAAGAATCAGAAGCCTTGCGTCATTTGGTTCACCGGCCTGTCCGGCGCGGGAAAGTCGGCCATTGCGAATTTGGTTGATCAAAAGCTGTTTGCGAGGTCGCGGCATACAATGCTGCTGGATGGCGACAACCTCCGACATGGCTTAAGCGCCGATCTGGGCTTCTCGGAGGCGGACCGCGTGGAGAACATTCGGCGTGTCGGTGAAGTTGCCAAGTTGATGGCGGACAGCGGCTTGATTGTGATCTGCTCGTTCATCTCGCCGACGAGAGCCGAACGGGATAGGGTGCGCATCCTGGTTGGCAAGGAAGAGTTCATAGAAGTCTTTGTCGATACGCCGATCGAGGAATGCGCGCGGCGAGACCCGAAAGGGCTGTACTCAAAGGCGAAATCAGGCAACATCAAGAACTTCACCGGAATCGACGCGTGCTACGAAGCACCAGAAACACCGGATATTCATCTCAGGACCATGGAGCAGACCCTAGAGCATTCAGCGAAAGCGGTACTGGATGTCTTGATAGCGCGCTCACTTCTTGATGGTTAG
- a CDS encoding transposase, with protein MLNQVAERYGLNPNHLSTWRTKARQGKLVLPPPEDAAEFAAVNVEPPISEPPLKKANRPEILFGSVTIRLEEDASAARIASIALACAGSS; from the coding sequence TTGTTGAATCAAGTCGCAGAGCGCTACGGCCTGAATCCGAACCACCTTTCCACCTGGCGGACGAAGGCGCGGCAGGGCAAGCTAGTTCTGCCACCACCCGAGGACGCGGCGGAGTTCGCAGCGGTCAACGTCGAGCCCCCCATTTCGGAGCCGCCGCTCAAGAAAGCCAACCGCCCCGAGATTCTCTTCGGCTCTGTGACGATCCGTCTGGAAGAAGACGCATCTGCCGCCCGGATCGCCTCTATCGCGCTTGCATGCGCAGGTTCCTCATGA
- the tnpB gene encoding IS66 family insertion sequence element accessory protein TnpB (TnpB, as the term is used for proteins encoded by IS66 family insertion elements, is considered an accessory protein, since TnpC, encoded by a neighboring gene, is a DDE family transposase.), whose amino-acid sequence MIFPSNRVRIMVATKPVDFRKGHDGLAALVKNELHKEPFTGTVFVFRSRKADRLKLIYWDGSGLVMAYKRLEEHTFTWPDIRDGLMTLGHAEFEALFAGLDWRQVRTVEARAPTAIE is encoded by the coding sequence ATGATCTTTCCATCAAACCGCGTTCGGATCATGGTGGCGACCAAGCCCGTCGATTTCCGCAAGGGTCACGACGGATTAGCGGCGCTGGTAAAGAACGAGCTGCACAAGGAACCGTTCACAGGAACGGTCTTCGTATTCCGATCCCGCAAAGCGGACCGCCTGAAGCTGATCTACTGGGATGGCAGCGGTCTGGTGATGGCCTACAAGCGGCTGGAGGAGCACACGTTCACTTGGCCAGATATTAGGGACGGTCTGATGACCCTTGGGCATGCCGAGTTCGAGGCGCTGTTTGCGGGTCTCGACTGGCGTCAGGTTCGTACCGTTGAGGCAAGAGCACCGACCGCAATCGAATAG
- a CDS encoding LysE family translocator translates to MGAIVASVPSVLTGLTLIGAAYLFYLGLAVSRSPPLPEAGQQQTGSWYQWLTRGFGISGINPKALLLFLAILPQFTSRLSTWPISEQIALLGVVHITNCAVIYTAVSATSRAVLRTRPRIARLVAQASGVAMITIAIVLIVEQLSQFSR, encoded by the coding sequence GTGGGAGCCATCGTCGCCAGCGTGCCGTCTGTCCTAACTGGGCTTACACTGATCGGCGCGGCCTACTTGTTCTATCTTGGGCTTGCGGTTTCACGGAGCCCGCCCCTTCCGGAAGCAGGCCAACAGCAGACAGGAAGTTGGTATCAGTGGCTGACGCGCGGCTTTGGTATCAGCGGCATCAACCCTAAAGCGCTGCTGCTCTTCCTGGCCATCCTACCGCAGTTCACCAGTCGTCTGTCTACGTGGCCGATATCGGAACAAATCGCCTTGCTGGGCGTAGTTCACATAACCAATTGTGCCGTGATTTACACAGCAGTGTCGGCCACTTCACGTGCTGTCCTTCGAACCAGACCACGCATTGCTCGGCTGGTCGCACAAGCTTCCGGTGTCGCGATGATCACTATCGCAATCGTGCTTATTGTCGAACAGCTATCACAGTTCAGCAGGTGA
- a CDS encoding Lrp/AsnC family transcriptional regulator — protein sequence MDAIDRKILAILQREGRISAADLAERVGLSLSPCHRRLRALEEAGVITDYRASVEPSKLGLGFAAIVYATLREGSRENVLAFEKALLGVPR from the coding sequence ATGGACGCAATTGACCGCAAGATACTTGCTATTCTTCAGCGCGAAGGCCGCATTTCTGCTGCCGACTTAGCGGAGCGCGTCGGTTTAAGCCTTTCGCCATGCCATCGTCGGTTGAGAGCGCTGGAAGAAGCCGGAGTGATAACGGATTACAGAGCCTCCGTAGAGCCATCGAAGCTGGGCCTTGGGTTTGCGGCTATTGTTTATGCGACTCTTCGCGAGGGGAGCAGAGAAAACGTGTTGGCGTTCGAGAAGGCGCTGCTCGGGGTGCCGAGATAG
- a CDS encoding 2-aminoethylphosphonate--pyruvate transaminase, producing the protein MQLDLASRDDEFKEVTACMRRLMLDLLGNAEEYSVVPIQGGGSFAMEAALSSFVSRAHRPLVCVNGIYGERILQILRLWGVEALKLVKRATDPLDPEEIGEYLSRNPGVTHLCFVHCETTTGIVNPLHEIVEVARRRGVKTIIDAMSSFGALNIDLSQRGPDVLVTSSNKCIEGPPGVAFVTASRELLENATQEPRSFVLDVRDQWRSLERTGEWRSTPPTHVVQATAMALKILHEEGIDARRFRYEKVRDDLIKELEGIVAPLLSPELQSPVCVAFSAPPGIVDQPGFDGLYRHLAAHNLYVYSKLHLATRSFRVGCIGEIQSSWIEKLGCAFRTYFRSGPARSARPASGQEAYGARVKMPAQAAGERQLRLSAETAVLHAGYRRDPVTKAVAVPIYQNTAYELDGDLNHIADVYNVKADGFTYTRIINPTTRALEKRYAAVDMGSDSLAVASGQAATFLAIINLSSGQVGDNIVASPYLYGNTWNLLHNTLKRLGISVRTADPRRPETFERAIDDRTICLFGEVISNPCLIPLPVKQLAEIGRRYGVPLVVDNTTTPLVCRPSDLGAAVTTYSATKYISGHGTTLGGLIVDSGKFSYRGASRFPLFNGPDEAHGGIVWHNAVRDVDDLGKSEFLLKARMTWLRDTGAAIAPFASFQLIQGLETLPLRMKQHCANARIVAGVLKEHPKVRRVFYPGLFEGADREVVDQTLNTAYGHGAMVMFEVEDEMAGRKFIQNVDLMYHVSNVGDARTLVTHPVSTTHTTVPREKREAAGIFGGSIRLCVGIEDVNDILRDLDKALSAI; encoded by the coding sequence ATGCAGCTTGATCTAGCGTCTCGCGATGACGAGTTCAAGGAGGTGACCGCCTGCATGAGGCGGCTGATGCTCGACTTGCTGGGAAACGCTGAGGAATATTCGGTGGTGCCTATTCAAGGAGGTGGCTCCTTTGCAATGGAGGCGGCCCTCTCTTCATTTGTGTCCCGAGCCCACAGGCCGCTCGTTTGCGTAAACGGCATCTATGGCGAGCGCATTCTACAAATTTTGCGGTTGTGGGGTGTCGAAGCACTGAAGCTTGTCAAGCGCGCGACCGATCCGTTGGATCCGGAAGAGATCGGCGAGTATCTGAGCCGAAATCCCGGCGTTACGCACCTGTGTTTCGTGCATTGTGAGACGACAACCGGAATCGTCAATCCGCTGCACGAGATCGTGGAGGTGGCGAGGCGACGTGGCGTAAAGACCATCATCGATGCGATGAGTTCCTTCGGCGCCCTCAATATCGATCTGAGCCAGCGTGGACCTGACGTACTGGTCACATCGAGCAACAAGTGCATAGAAGGGCCGCCGGGAGTAGCGTTTGTCACCGCCTCGCGCGAGCTACTGGAGAATGCGACTCAAGAACCGAGATCGTTTGTGCTCGATGTGAGAGATCAATGGCGCTCGCTCGAGCGCACGGGTGAGTGGCGGTCGACCCCTCCAACCCACGTCGTTCAGGCAACGGCAATGGCTTTGAAGATTCTGCACGAGGAAGGCATCGATGCCAGGCGCTTCAGGTACGAGAAGGTCAGAGACGACCTCATCAAGGAACTCGAAGGGATAGTGGCTCCGCTGTTGTCCCCCGAGTTGCAGTCACCGGTCTGTGTTGCGTTCAGTGCGCCGCCCGGAATAGTGGACCAGCCAGGGTTCGATGGGCTGTATCGCCACTTGGCGGCCCACAATCTTTACGTCTACTCGAAGCTGCATCTTGCGACGCGGAGCTTTCGGGTCGGTTGCATTGGGGAAATCCAATCCAGCTGGATTGAGAAATTGGGATGCGCCTTTCGTACATATTTCCGCTCCGGTCCGGCTCGGTCAGCAAGGCCGGCGTCGGGCCAAGAGGCATATGGGGCGCGCGTAAAGATGCCGGCTCAAGCAGCTGGGGAGCGGCAGCTGCGGCTTTCCGCCGAGACTGCTGTTCTGCATGCGGGCTATCGACGCGACCCGGTGACAAAAGCCGTCGCAGTGCCGATTTACCAGAATACAGCTTATGAACTCGATGGCGATCTAAATCACATCGCTGACGTCTACAACGTCAAGGCGGATGGGTTCACCTACACGAGGATTATCAATCCGACGACCCGCGCGCTGGAGAAGCGCTACGCGGCCGTCGACATGGGCAGCGACTCGCTCGCCGTTGCGTCAGGTCAAGCGGCGACGTTCCTTGCGATCATCAACCTTTCAAGTGGCCAAGTAGGGGACAATATCGTTGCCTCTCCGTATCTATATGGCAATACCTGGAACCTGCTCCACAACACCTTAAAGCGTTTGGGAATCAGCGTGAGGACAGCGGATCCCCGGAGGCCTGAGACGTTCGAACGGGCCATTGATGATCGCACGATTTGCCTGTTCGGAGAGGTAATTTCGAACCCCTGTCTGATTCCGCTCCCCGTCAAACAGCTGGCGGAAATCGGCCGAAGGTACGGCGTGCCTCTGGTCGTAGACAATACGACGACGCCGCTGGTATGTCGGCCGTCAGACCTGGGCGCTGCAGTTACGACGTACTCTGCAACAAAATATATATCCGGTCATGGCACGACGCTCGGCGGACTAATCGTTGACAGCGGCAAATTTAGCTATCGGGGAGCCTCCCGCTTTCCCTTGTTCAACGGTCCCGACGAAGCGCATGGCGGAATTGTCTGGCACAACGCTGTGCGCGATGTCGATGATCTAGGAAAGAGCGAGTTTCTCCTCAAGGCTCGCATGACCTGGTTGCGTGATACGGGTGCAGCCATCGCCCCGTTTGCGAGCTTTCAACTGATCCAAGGGCTTGAAACGCTGCCGCTTCGCATGAAGCAGCACTGCGCGAATGCCAGGATCGTCGCCGGCGTTCTAAAGGAGCATCCTAAAGTGCGTCGCGTCTTCTACCCGGGGCTCTTTGAGGGCGCTGATCGGGAAGTCGTCGATCAGACACTCAACACCGCATACGGACATGGGGCGATGGTCATGTTCGAAGTGGAAGACGAAATGGCCGGGCGCAAGTTCATCCAGAACGTTGACTTGATGTATCACGTTTCCAATGTGGGAGATGCCCGCACGCTCGTGACTCATCCTGTCTCGACGACCCACACCACTGTCCCGCGGGAAAAGCGCGAAGCCGCCGGCATATTTGGGGGCTCAATCCGGCTTTGTGTCGGCATCGAAGATGTTAACGACATCTTGCGCGATCTGGACAAGGCGCTTTCCGCAATCTGA
- the rtxC gene encoding dhydrorhizobitoxine desaturase, protein MNQADAWKLRSSRYEAVQFSREINKQLSELRPDNITGAAYIAKDYAVITACTLATVSVSWWFYPLAVLLIGAYQRGLTTIAHDAAHRTLAKNTTWNYVLGILFASYPLFQRHWAYRISHVYLHHPYLGDPDKDPDLKFFLASGVYDVQPPERYAFNIIWKPIFGGATVAYLKYLWTNRFSIEETEDQSRSGILVDRYGFYLFWFSILAGSYALGLLHIVVLFWIVPYLTTFQVLGWFIELAEHSPMCETETQNVYLTRNRKGSFLERAILGQNLDEYHLEHHLSPGIPFWLLRKAQKIRMQDPNYAKVAATWGGLFVKGPQGQPSVITQLKERNRRLYEQSVAGVRTRGKVA, encoded by the coding sequence ATGAATCAGGCAGACGCTTGGAAACTGAGGTCATCACGCTATGAGGCCGTTCAATTCAGTCGGGAGATCAATAAGCAGCTTTCGGAGCTAAGGCCGGACAACATCACGGGGGCTGCCTACATTGCGAAAGATTACGCTGTCATCACAGCGTGCACGCTTGCGACCGTGTCTGTCTCGTGGTGGTTCTACCCGCTGGCCGTTCTCCTGATCGGTGCCTATCAACGCGGATTGACAACCATCGCTCACGATGCGGCTCACCGCACGCTCGCGAAGAATACGACCTGGAATTATGTCCTGGGCATTCTGTTCGCTTCCTATCCCTTGTTCCAACGCCACTGGGCCTACCGGATCTCACATGTCTACTTGCATCATCCCTATCTCGGCGACCCGGACAAGGATCCCGACCTGAAGTTTTTCCTGGCCAGCGGCGTCTACGATGTGCAGCCTCCAGAGAGATACGCTTTCAACATCATTTGGAAGCCGATCTTCGGCGGCGCGACAGTAGCGTATCTGAAGTATCTTTGGACTAATCGATTTTCGATCGAAGAGACCGAAGATCAGAGCCGCTCAGGCATACTTGTCGACAGGTATGGCTTCTATCTGTTCTGGTTCAGCATCCTGGCCGGGTCATATGCTCTTGGTCTGCTCCATATCGTCGTCCTGTTTTGGATCGTGCCCTATCTCACCACGTTTCAGGTCCTCGGCTGGTTTATCGAACTCGCTGAGCACTCACCCATGTGCGAAACAGAGACGCAGAACGTCTATCTCACCAGGAATCGGAAAGGAAGCTTCCTCGAACGAGCCATCCTGGGACAGAATCTGGATGAGTACCACCTTGAGCATCACCTTTCACCCGGCATCCCGTTTTGGCTGTTGCGCAAGGCTCAGAAAATCCGAATGCAGGATCCGAACTACGCGAAGGTCGCCGCCACCTGGGGCGGGCTCTTTGTCAAGGGACCTCAAGGTCAGCCTAGCGTCATAACTCAGTTGAAAGAGCGAAATCGACGGCTGTATGAGCAGTCCGTTGCCGGTGTTCGCACGCGAGGCAAGGTGGCGTGA
- a CDS encoding gamma-glutamyl-gamma-aminobutyrate hydrolase family protein translates to MRLQQPEPTQAVVGVTSNRLLVDGVHRDWLRRKYVQALHRHAGVACVVLPTVDAEDAGDEVAPAIMRRLDGLVLTGDESNVDPAVLSAPASFADPDRQDVEPGILDRPRDRLSAVAIESAIALGMPILGICRGLQELNVYFGGTLRPSLAEWSRESGAMHAEKPDRPRDRQYDAAHPVRISSDGALFPIARMIETQVNSLHNQGIEALAPALRSEAWAPDGLVEAASVIGAPTLQIGVQWHPEWHVSTDLLSKQLFKAFGEACVGYCRTKKG, encoded by the coding sequence GTGAGGTTGCAACAGCCCGAGCCCACCCAAGCCGTTGTCGGCGTCACTTCGAACCGTCTTCTGGTCGATGGTGTGCATCGCGACTGGTTACGGCGCAAGTACGTGCAGGCACTCCATCGGCATGCGGGAGTGGCTTGCGTCGTATTGCCGACCGTCGACGCGGAAGATGCCGGGGACGAAGTCGCCCCGGCCATCATGCGCCGGCTCGACGGCCTGGTCTTGACAGGCGATGAATCGAACGTGGACCCCGCAGTCCTGTCAGCGCCCGCGTCCTTTGCGGATCCTGATCGGCAGGATGTTGAGCCTGGGATCCTTGACCGTCCCCGGGACAGGCTCTCTGCCGTGGCCATAGAGAGCGCCATCGCCCTCGGAATGCCTATTCTGGGTATCTGCCGTGGGCTTCAGGAACTCAACGTCTATTTCGGCGGAACACTCCGCCCATCGCTTGCGGAGTGGAGCCGAGAAAGCGGCGCCATGCATGCCGAGAAGCCAGATCGTCCCAGGGACCGTCAATACGATGCCGCGCACCCCGTCAGGATATCATCCGATGGCGCACTCTTTCCAATCGCGCGGATGATCGAAACGCAAGTCAACTCGCTGCACAATCAAGGCATCGAGGCGCTTGCCCCAGCGCTGAGGAGCGAGGCGTGGGCGCCTGACGGTCTGGTCGAGGCAGCTTCAGTGATTGGCGCTCCGACGCTGCAAATCGGTGTGCAATGGCACCCCGAATGGCACGTCTCAACCGACCTCCTCAGCAAGCAACTGTTCAAAGCATTTGGAGAGGCGTG